A window of Streptomyces broussonetiae genomic DNA:
AAGACGACGAAGTTCCGGTCGGCTTCGGTGAGCGGTCCCCACTGGGTGTTGGCGATGATGCGGGACTGGTTCGAAGCGGTGTTCTGAATGCCCAGCATGCTCGGGTAGATGAGCGCAGCAAGGGTCAGGACCAGGGAGCCGCCAACGGCGGCGGTTCCGATCGCGTTGCGTGAGACGGGCATGGTGCCTCCCAGGGCGGACGGGGGGTCGTCATCCGGGATACGCAGACCGCAATGCAAGAGAACCTTTGCTCTAGGTAAAGATTGCATGATGCCAAATATGACCTAAGGAGTCGGCCGGGAACCGCGGCGGGTTACGGCCTGGACCGGATCTCCCAGCCGCTCACTGTGCCTCCCGACCGCCACCCCACCGAGCGCGGCGAAGAACTCCAGGCGCTGAACGCGGCCTTCACGGGTACTACCGGCGGTACCGACCGGACGGGCCGGCTCGCTCAGGGCGAGGAGACCCGCGCCTGGAACCGAACCAGTCCGGCCACGCCGAACTGCAGGGCCACCGGCAATATCTGTCGCGTGCTGACACCGTGCACGTGATGGAGCAGGACGCGTGGTCCGTCGGCGCTGCCGAAGGTCACACTGGTCCCGCTCGTCACCAGAATGCCGGCGGTGGACAGTGAGCCGTCGCCCTCGGCCGACTTCCCCCCGACCAGTTCCCCGCGTTTCCCACGGGGGGTCGCGACCATGCCAAGGTGTTCGTGGACGCCGTCGTCGTTTCGTACGGTCATGTGGAGTGAGCCGTCACCGGAACGGTCCAGATGCGCGACGGCATCCGTGATCGTCAGGTCGACCTCGCCGGTGACGACCACATACACACGGCCAGGAACGGCCGTACTGCTCGTGACTGGTCGAGTTGAGTCAGAGGTGGGGGCGGAGGAGCCGTTCGCGCAGCCCCACGGACAGCGAGGCGGCCAGAAGGATGTGGATGCGCGGTGCTGTGCCAGCCATCTTTGCAGTATGCCAACGTCATTTGGCCCGGCGACTCAGCACCCCCTCGGACGTTCCGCGTTGCTGTGACTCCACGGTGTGGCCTCGTGCCGCAATTTGCGGCGGGCCCCCATCGGCGATTCCGCGGCACCGCGAGCGCTCGATTGCCGATTCTGATCACTGCCACGCCCAAGGAAGGGTGAGAGCTGGCTCTGAATGGCCGCCTGATGATCAAGGTGACGCAGCCGGACGGCGAGGTACGCGGTAGGCCGTGCCCCGCGCACGCCGAAAATCCCGACTCGCTAATGGCGGGGGACGCGGCGCTGCTGCGGGGGGAGTCGGGCGAAGGCTTCCAGGTTCGGCTGCCGAGGCCAAAGGGTCGTAACGCTCAGCGGTCGTGGTGGGGTAGGAAGGGTAGGTGACCGATAGAGGTGAACCGGGCGCGGGTGCTGCCCCGCCAGAACTGTGTGATCTATGCGGGGAAGCGATCTCGGGGCAGGCCGAGGTCCACGCGTTGGTGCCTGATTCCTCGGTGATCCATGGGCATGATCCGAAATTGGATGGCAAACGGTGGCTGACGGCGTGTTCACGCGAACATTTGGATGCGCTGGTCGACGTGTACAGACAGCGGCCGTTCGTGGATGCCGAGCTGTGGGCAGGCAAGATCGGCCGTGCGATCGAGGCTCACCGTGGGAGGATCAGCCCGGAGGAGCTGGCCAAGGAGACCGGGCTCACTCAGGAGCAGATCGAACTTGGGGAGTCGTGGCAGAGCCAGGACGCCTTGCGCTGGCGTCGACCCTTCGAGAAAGCCGACGGCCCAGAGTCTTCTGGGTGACCACGCTGCTTGCTCAAGCCGCGCAACGACGCCATCCACTGCGTGGACCCGTGGACACCACACGACGGTTTCCCAGGCGATGAACGTCAAGTTTGGCGGTGAGGATAACGTCCTGCCGTGGCGACAGTGGCGTGGCCCCGGAGTGAGCAAACTTTGACAGCGCCTCCTCGGTCGCCCACCCTCAGCCGACTTCTCGATCGCGCCCGGCGGGCACCGTGGTCCAGCATCGGGACCGGGCGGTGCCCGGTCGGGTCATGCTGGGGTGAGCACGATCTTCTTGCCGCCGGCCCGACCGGTGACCACTCGGGCGAACGCGGCCGGTCCCTCGCTCAGCGGCAGGGGTTCCGGTGCGAGTTTCAAGGTTCCCGCGGCGGCCTGCTCCGCCAGCCGGAGAAGCTGCGCGGCGTTGGGCTCGAGGTAGAGGTTCCAACTCGTGATGCCTCGTTCCTCCGCAGGCGCGTCCGAGGTCAGGGAGCACAGTCGACCGCCGTCCCGGACCAAGGGCAGGGCGGCGTCCGCCGTGCCGGTGGCGATGGTGAGTGCGGCGTCGAACCCGCCGCGTACCCTGGCCGACCAGTTCGGGTCGTGGTAGTCGACAGCCTCCCTCGCTCCCAGACCGAGCAGGCGCTCTGCGGCGGCAGCAGAGGCGGTCGCGGTCACCTCGATGCCCTGGGCCGCGGCGAGCTGGATGGCCAGGGCTCCGGTGGCCCCGCCTCCGTTGGTGATCAGGAGCCGCTGTCCTCGGCTGAGGTCCAGTTTCTCCAGGGACTGCCAGGCGGTGAGTCCGTTGACCGGCAGCGCCGCCGCGTGCACGGCGTCCAGCCCGGGTGGGCAGGCTGCCGTATGGTCGGCGTTGATCAGAACGCGTTCGGCCCAGAAGCCGCTTCCCCCGGGCAGCGGGGCCTCGTGTGCGAGCACCCGGTCGCCCACGGCAAACCCGGTGACACCCGCGCCGACGGCCAGCACCTTGCCCGCGCCCTCCACTCCCAGCGCCGCCGGGGGGCGCAGCCCCACGTCCCAGCCGGCGCCGTTCAGCAGTTCGTCCCACGGGCCGACCCCGGCCGCCTCCACCGCCACCAGGATCTGACCGGGCCCGGGAGATGACGGTTCGGACAGCTCCAGCAGGGCGACTTCCTTCCCGGCCCCGGATACTCCGCACGCCTTCACAGCAGATCTTTGTCCTCTTACTCAGTCCGGCCGACCGGGAGGTACGGGCCGGAAATCCAAACCAGGCACGTGTCGACCTCGGGATCCCCTGCAGAGGTCGCCCGTGGTCTCAGCCGCATTGGTGTCGAGCCTATGCATCTAGTGGCCCGGGCATGTGGTCCATTTGAAGAGTGGCTAACCGGGCCAATGGTGGAATGGATCTGCACCGGATCTTGGGTCGGGTCGAGGAGTACGTCATCGTGTTCGAGTAGCGAAAGCGTCAGTCACGCTGAGGCAGCAGCGGCTCCAGGCGTTAGCCGTTGTTACTGACCTGCGGCGGCCTCTCATGCTCCTGGCAATTGGACGGCTTGTGGTGTCGAGAACCTGGGCCGGCGGGTCAGAACGGTCCGCTGAGGCTGCCGAGCCGATCGGTCAGGCGCAGGTTCTCGGTGTAGTCGACGGGGCAGGCGATCACGGAGACGCCTTCGTCGTCGAGGGCGCGACGCAATGCGGGCAGCAGCTGGTCGGCGGACTCGACCCGGTAGCCGTGTGCGCCGAAGCTTTCGGCGTAGGCGACCAGGTCCGGGTTGGTGAAGCGGGTGTGGCTGTGGCGGCCGAGTTCGAGTTCCATCTTCCAGGTGATCAGGCCGTACTCCTCGTCCACCAGGACGAGGACGACCAGGGGGATGTGTTCGCGGTCGGCGGTTTCGAGTTCCTGGGAGTTCATCAGGAAGGAGCCGTCGCCCATCATGGCCAGGACGCGCCGGTCGGGCCTGGCCAGTTTGGCGGCGATGGCGCCCGGCAGTGCGAAGCCCATGGTGGACAGGCCGTTGGAGACGAGGCAGGTGTCGGGTTCGTAGGTGGGGTAGAGGCGGGACATCCACATCTTCCCGGCGCCGGTGTCGGCGAGCACGATGTCGTGGCGGTCCAGGGCGGTCCGGACATCGCTCACCACACGCTGGGGCACCAGCGGGAAGGCGTCGTTGTCACGCCCGTACGCTAGTTCGTCGTCGAGCAGTGTACGGATCTTCACGATGCTCTCCGAGTCGTAGGTGAACCCTTCGGGCAGTGCCGAAGCGAGTGCGTCCAGCGCCTGTGACAGGTCGCCCTCGATGCCCACTGCGACCGGGTAATGTGCGTCCACCTCGGAGGGGAAGCGGTGTACGTGCACGATGCGCTTGTCGCCGTCGGGGTTGATCTTGGTGGGGTCGAATTCCTGGATCTCGTAGCCGACGCAGATCACCACGTCGGCGGTGTCGAAGCCGAAGTTGCTGTAGTCGTGGCGCATGAAGCCGACCGCGCCGAGGGCGTTCGGATGGTCGTCGGGGAAGACACCCTTGCCGTGGAAGGTGGTCGCGACCGGGATGTCCAACCGCTCGGCGAACCGCACGAGAGCGTCCGAGGCGCGGGCTCGCGCGGCGCCATGGCCTGCCAGCACGACAGGACGCCGTGCCGTGGTGAGCACCTCGACCGCCCGCGCGATCTGCGTGAGTGACGGCGCGTCGGCGTGCACCGTGTCGATCTGCAGGGGTGCCAGATGCTCGGCGGGCCGCTCCGCTTCGATGTCCTCGGGCACGGCCAGGAACACGGCACCGGGGCGCTCGCTCTGCGCGATCTTGAAAGCCTTGCGTGTCATCTCCGGCACCGCGTCGGGACACTCCACGCGGGCCGCCCACTGGGTGACGGGGGCGAACATCGATACCAGATCGATGACCTGGTGCGACTCCTTGTGGGTGCGGCGCAGCGAGCCCTGGGCGGCAAGGGCCACCATCGGTGCGCTGTTGGTCATGGCATCGGCGGTGCCGAGCAGCAGGTTGATCGCGCCGGGGCCCAGAGTGGCCGAACACACCCCGGCCCGGCCGGTCAGCCGTCCGTAGATCTCGGCCATGAACGAGGCGGCCTGCTCGTGGCGCACCAGGACGTACCGGATCCCGGAGCCGCTCAGGGCGTCGACGAAGCGGATGTTCTCCTCGCCGGGGATCCCGAAGACGTACTCGACGCCTTCGGCTCGCAGACAGCGCACCAGCAGGTGTGCGACGTCGTCCGCTGCTGCCGTGGTCCGCGACCTGGTCGCGCCTTCGGTGCTCATGAGGCGAACGTAGGTACCCCTGGCTGCCCGGGCCACTCGTCCGCCGCCGACCGGGCGGGGACCGCTGTGGCCGTTCGGAGGCGTTGTGGTGGCGGCTGCCGCGGTCGGACCGCACGCTGGCGAAGTGGGAACGATCCGCCGTGCACGAAGCGGCGGCGGAACTCCGGGAGGACCGTGTGACCCCTTCGTCGCCCGACACCGACGCACCGCCGGCCCGGTACGACGACCTGCGTGCGCTGGTGATCAACTGCACCCTCAAACGCTCACCGGAGAAGAGCAACACCCAGGGACTGATCGACCGCAGCACCGCCATCATGGACGCGCAGGGCGTGCACGTGGACGTCGTACGGGCGGTGGACCACGACATCGCGACCGGTGTGTGGCCCGACATGCGGGAGCACGGCTGGGAGACGGACGCCTGGCCGGACCTCTACCGGCGGGTCCTGGAGGCCGACATCCTGGTACTGGCCGGACCCATCTGGCTGGGCGACAACAGTTCCGTGACGAAGCAGGTGATCGAACGCCTCTACGCCTGCTCCAGCCTGCTCAACGAGGCCGGGCAGTACGCCTATTACGGCCGTGTCGGGGGCTGTCTGATCACCGGCAACGAGGACGGCGTCAAGCACTGCGCCATGAACGTCCTCTACAGCCTCCAGCACCTGGGCTACACCATCCCGCCCCAGGCGGACGCCGGATGGATCGGCGAGGCGGGCCCCGGCCCCTCGTACCTCGACCCCGGCTCGGGCGGCCCGGAGAACGACTTCACCAACCGCAACACCACCTTCATGACCTGGAACCTGCTGCACCTGGCCCGGGCTCTGAAGGACCTGGGCGGCATCCCCGCCTACGGCAACCAGCGCACCGCCTGGGACGCCGGCTGCCGCCGCGACTACGAGAACCCCGAACACCGGTGACGTGATGCCGGGGAAACCGGCGGGCGGCCGTCGGTTTCGGCCCCGCCCATCGGGTCCCAGCGTCGGGCACCGGGCCCGAAGCGTGCCCGGGAGTGGCCCAAGCGTGTGCGGACCGGTGGGACGGCTGCGGTGGTGTGGGCGACCGTCCATGGCCGAGGGCGGTGCACCGCTTCCGGCTGCTGCCCCGCTCCCGGGGCCGTGCCGGCCGGAGTTCTGGCGCAGTCCGATCCGCGGGCTCGGGCTGACCGCGGTGTTCGGCTGATGCTCCTCGACCGGCTGCCGACAGAGAATGGCTGGCAGCCGGTTCTGCTGATCGACGTCAATATCAGCATCGGAGGAGATCCGCGTAGCATGCTGCACCGCTGTCGCGGGCTCATCACCCCGACCGGGCGGCTTGTGTCGTCAAGGCTGATGCCATGACATCGCAGAACGGCGCACGGCTCGTCCGAAGGACCTTCAGGGCCGTAGTGGACCACCCTTTCCCCTGTGCGCGGCTACTGGCCAGTGGACGAGCGGGCAGCGGCGTTGCGTCGTCCGGCTAACCGCAGATCATTTTGGGCTCTTGATCGGGCTGCCCATGCCGAAAGGATCGAACTCCCGCGCCTGATTGCCGCGATGTAGGTCCGCTGAACTGGTGACCAACGCGATCCGCCATGCGACCGGGCCGGTCTGCCTGCGCCTTATCCGGGACCGCGGCCTGATCTGCGAAGTCTCCGGTGCCAGCAGCATCTCGCCCCGCCTGCGTCACGCGCGGGCCACCGACGAGGGAGGACCGGGCCTGCTGATCGTGGCCCACATGGCCCGCCGCTGGGGCACGCGGTACACGAAGACCGGCAAGATCATCTGGACGGAGCAGGTCATTGCGGCTGACGCGATCGGCTAGCCCGGCGGGCGGATCCGCCATCGCCCGCGCAACGTGGATCTGATGGCTCTGGCAGGCGGGGCAGCGGGGCGACTGCCTGCCGTCAAGGTGGTAGACGGGAGCGATCCTGTCACGCTCGTCCACGATCATGTCGATGTCGTACGTGCCGTCCCAGCCATGTCTGCAGTCGAGACAGAGAAATGAGCAAGGGATGCAACGGGCGTGCTCCGCGTTCATGGCTGACCTTCTGAAACATGGCACTGTGCTCAGCCGCAGTGGTGTGGGAACGGTGTCTCCCGCCGGCCTCGGCGCGGAACCGCCCACACTCGTCCAAGAGTGCCGCATCCGGGACCGGATGGTCGCTGGTGCTCAGGCAGGACAACGCATCCAGGGGCTCGGCCGGCAGGTGTCCGTGTGCTCTCCATTCTTTGCACTGCGCAAAGCTCGGGTCAAGGAGCTACGTAAATTACCCGCATGTGGCAGCGATGCGGGCGCAGGCCGAGTGAGGGGCGGCCCGGCCGCCAGGGGCACCCGTCCGGACCGGCCGTCGGCCGGGTCGGCACCCCTGAGTGTCATGGCGTGGCCCGCATGGGCTGTCATGTCGGCCACGGTCTGTGCGGCGTGGTCGACGGGGAGGGCTCGTACGGGATCGTTGTGTGCCTGTCATAGGAGTCAGACGTACTGACCCGGTGCCGTACGAGAGATAGCCGGCCAGTGCCACCGTATGGCTCGAGCGATCGGCCGGAGCACCGGTCGTCGTGCCCTGTCTCAGGGAGAACCGCAGGTGCAGCCCTGCCTCACCGGCCAGGAGAGTGAGCAGGATGCCGGGCAGGGAGCGCTCACGTCCGGGCCATGAGCATTGCCCTGGTCGAGTGTGTTGTCACCTGCCTGTGCGCTTGCGGGTCCGGATTCGGAAGATGACCAGCCCTGCCGTGCTGAACGCGGCGGTCCCCCCGAGTCCCAGTGCGAGGTGTCCCCACAGGGTCGTGTGGCCGAACGCCCCGCCGACGGCGAACTGCATGGGGCCGAAGGACGGAAACCATTGCAGGACGGGCTTGTTGGCGAGCGGGTTGCCAAGTGGGTTCTGCAGGAATGTGTCCATCAGCCCGCCCATGATGATGAGGAAGAAGCCGTCCAGGTCTCGTTTGACCAGGACGCCGAGGAGGAGACCGAAGGCGCCGTAGGTGAGGGCGATGATCGCGAATCCTGCGAGTACGGCGAACCAACCGGCCCCCGTAGGCCGCCAGAAGAACAGGATGGCGAGTGCGGTGTAGAGGGCGATCGCGGTGGCGACCACCGTGACGGCGAGGGTCTTGGCGCCGATGAGGGTGGACTGCCGGTAACCGGCGAAGACGAGCCGCCGGTCGAAGGCGAGGGCCTTGCGTACGGCGTCGAAGACGACGAATCCGGTGATCATCGTGACGGAGTTGAGTCCCGCCGAGATCAGGGTGAGGTGGCCGCCGTCGATGCGCAGGACCTGCCCGGTCGCGTACAGCTTGAAGTCGAGTGCCTCGCCCGAGGCCATGGCGTTCATCACCAGGTACCAGACGGGCACGAAGACCAGGAGCAGAAGTCCCGCGAGCCGGTTGCGGGTCTGGTCGCGTACGGAGATGCGCAGAGCTGTGGGGAACGCGCTGTAGACGGATCGGGTCGGTGAGGTCTCAGGCGCCGGCATGGTTGTCCTCCCGGGAGGATGCGCGGGGGGTGAGGCGGCCGTCGTTGAGGTCGGCGAGCACGTCGAACCGGTCCTGCTCGAAGACGAGGTGGGTGATGATCACGACGGCCCGGTCCCGGGCGCGCAGGTCGTCGACCAGGTCTCAGAACCGCAGGTACGTCTCCCAGTCGAAGCCTTGGTACGGCTCGTCCAGGAGGAGGACGTCCGGGTCGTGCAGCAGGGCGAGGGTGAGGTTGAGTTTCTGTCGGGTGCCGCCGGACAGCTGTCCGGCGGTCGACCGTGCGTATCGCTCGTAGCCGAGGAGGCGGACGAGTTCGTGGCCGCGGTCCAGATCGGGCAGGCGGTGGGCGGCGGCGAAGTAGCGCAGGTGCTGCTCGACGGTGAGTGCCGTGTTCAGGACCGGTTCCTGCGGGCAGTAGCCGAGAGTGCCGGGCACTGCGAGCTCGCCGCGGTCCAGGGGGAGGACACCGGCCAGTATCTTCAGCAGGGTCGATTTGCCGGCGCCGTTCTCGCCGACGACGGCGACGAGTTGCCCGGGTCCTACCGTGAGTTCGGCACCGCGCAGGACAGGGTGCTTGCCGTAGGACTTGTGGACGTCGGTGGCCCGAAGGACGGGCGCTGGAGCGGGTGTTGATCCGGGCGCCATGCGCGGTCTCCCTATGGGGTGTCTCCTTGTGGTGGGGGTGGTGCCGCGTTCAGTCCGCCCGCGTAGATGCTGAGCATCCCCGGCGCCCACCGGGTCGTGCCCTCGGCCGACAAAGGGTCTGTACCGAGGACTTCGGTGAGACGGTCGCGCAACAGGAACAGCGCCAGGTCGTTGGCGAGGAACAGGGCGGCGCGCACAGCCGGATCGTTTCCCGGAGCAGCCAGCCCAGCCGTGGCCAGCCCGTCCAGCGCGGCCCTGCTCAGGTCGTACATCCGCCGGAAGAGCAGCCGTCCGGCATCCGTCTCGGACAACAGGAGCCGGCGCAGATACGTCGGCAGGGGATCTCGCTGCTCGCCGTGATCGATCCCGATTCGTCGAGTGCGTGCCTGGCGGGGGCCTGTCGGCGGCCGGCGTCGCTCCATCGCGATGACGCTTCACTCCATGGCGCCGTGCAACCTCCGACGGCCGACTAGGCCCCCCATGCAAGTCTTGCATGATGCAAAAAGTGGCGCCAGTGTCTCGGCTGTGGGCGTGTAAGGCGGCAAGGCGGGTTTGCCGTGCCCGTCATGCCAGCGGGGAATCGGTGCCGGTGTCCAGTCGAACGAAGGGTATGGCTCTGCCTGCCTGGACTCGACCTCGCCGCCGTCCGACGACAACTCCAGGAGCGCACAGGCTGCGCGTGGTTCGGGAATGCCGGGGGCGCGGTGCAGCATGATGTCGGCGCCTTCGTTCGGCGTGAGCAAGTGTGCCGTAACGGCGTCGGGTTGGTTGCCGACCCGGACGACCGGCTTCGGCTGAGCGTGCAGATTGCGGTACCAGGCTGCCCTTGGTCGAAAGCCGAAGGCGACGGTCCAACTGCAGGGCCGTCGGCTCATGCTCCCTCAGGACCACCCCACGGGCCGGTCCGGTGGCGCGGCCCCGCGTGCTGCAGCAGAAGGCGCCTGCCGGAGAATCATCCCAGTATCGCGCGGAAGACGGCGATCGGCAGCCGTGCGCCAAAGCGCAGCCAGCTGAAGGGGGGTTGAGGCCGGTTGGGAGCGGTCTGTCGGCGGGGCATCTTCGCCTTCCGGAGAGTAGGGCGTGTC
This region includes:
- a CDS encoding NADP-dependent oxidoreductase; protein product: MKACGVSGAGKEVALLELSEPSSPGPGQILVAVEAAGVGPWDELLNGAGWDVGLRPPAALGVEGAGKVLAVGAGVTGFAVGDRVLAHEAPLPGGSGFWAERVLINADHTAACPPGLDAVHAAALPVNGLTAWQSLEKLDLSRGQRLLITNGGGATGALAIQLAAAQGIEVTATASAAAAERLLGLGAREAVDYHDPNWSARVRGGFDAALTIATGTADAALPLVRDGGRLCSLTSDAPAEERGITSWNLYLEPNAAQLLRLAEQAAAGTLKLAPEPLPLSEGPAAFARVVTGRAGGKKIVLTPA
- a CDS encoding acetolactate synthase large subunit, encoding MSTEGATRSRTTAAADDVAHLLVRCLRAEGVEYVFGIPGEENIRFVDALSGSGIRYVLVRHEQAASFMAEIYGRLTGRAGVCSATLGPGAINLLLGTADAMTNSAPMVALAAQGSLRRTHKESHQVIDLVSMFAPVTQWAARVECPDAVPEMTRKAFKIAQSERPGAVFLAVPEDIEAERPAEHLAPLQIDTVHADAPSLTQIARAVEVLTTARRPVVLAGHGAARARASDALVRFAERLDIPVATTFHGKGVFPDDHPNALGAVGFMRHDYSNFGFDTADVVICVGYEIQEFDPTKINPDGDKRIVHVHRFPSEVDAHYPVAVGIEGDLSQALDALASALPEGFTYDSESIVKIRTLLDDELAYGRDNDAFPLVPQRVVSDVRTALDRHDIVLADTGAGKMWMSRLYPTYEPDTCLVSNGLSTMGFALPGAIAAKLARPDRRVLAMMGDGSFLMNSQELETADREHIPLVVLVLVDEEYGLITWKMELELGRHSHTRFTNPDLVAYAESFGAHGYRVESADQLLPALRRALDDEGVSVIACPVDYTENLRLTDRLGSLSGPF
- a CDS encoding flavodoxin family protein, encoding MTPSSPDTDAPPARYDDLRALVINCTLKRSPEKSNTQGLIDRSTAIMDAQGVHVDVVRAVDHDIATGVWPDMREHGWETDAWPDLYRRVLEADILVLAGPIWLGDNSSVTKQVIERLYACSSLLNEAGQYAYYGRVGGCLITGNEDGVKHCAMNVLYSLQHLGYTIPPQADAGWIGEAGPGPSYLDPGSGGPENDFTNRNTTFMTWNLLHLARALKDLGGIPAYGNQRTAWDAGCRRDYENPEHR
- a CDS encoding ABC transporter permease, encoding MPAPETSPTRSVYSAFPTALRISVRDQTRNRLAGLLLLVFVPVWYLVMNAMASGEALDFKLYATGQVLRIDGGHLTLISAGLNSVTMITGFVVFDAVRKALAFDRRLVFAGYRQSTLIGAKTLAVTVVATAIALYTALAILFFWRPTGAGWFAVLAGFAIIALTYGAFGLLLGVLVKRDLDGFFLIIMGGLMDTFLQNPLGNPLANKPVLQWFPSFGPMQFAVGGAFGHTTLWGHLALGLGGTAAFSTAGLVIFRIRTRKRTGR